The Lysinibacillus pakistanensis genome includes a window with the following:
- a CDS encoding M42 family metallopeptidase — MNEETKNLFKTLTELPGAPGNEHAVRAFMRTELEKYSDEIVQDNLGGIFGVKHSEIADAPKVLVAGHMDEVAFMVTSITDNGMIRFQTLGGWWNQVMLAQRVEVFTKNGAIPGVISSIPPHLLTDAERSKPMEIKNMLIDVGADNKEDAIALGVRPGQSIIPICPFTPMANPKKIMAKAWDNRYGCGLAIELMKEVQHEKLGVHLYSGANVMEEVGLRGAQVSANMIKPDLFFALDASPANDMSGEKNQFGQLGKGTLLRILDRTMVTHRGMREFILDTAESNHIPYQYFVSQGGTDAGRVHTANDGVPSAVIGICSRYIHTSASIIHIDDYAAAKALIVELVKKANRSTLETIRANV; from the coding sequence ATGAATGAGGAAACAAAGAATTTATTTAAAACATTAACAGAATTGCCAGGTGCTCCAGGGAATGAGCATGCTGTTCGTGCTTTCATGCGTACTGAGTTAGAAAAATACTCGGATGAAATCGTTCAGGACAATTTGGGGGGTATATTTGGTGTAAAGCATAGCGAAATTGCTGATGCACCAAAAGTATTGGTAGCTGGTCATATGGATGAAGTAGCATTTATGGTTACATCAATTACTGACAATGGCATGATTCGCTTTCAAACACTAGGCGGATGGTGGAATCAGGTAATGCTGGCACAGCGTGTTGAAGTATTTACGAAAAATGGAGCCATACCTGGTGTAATTTCATCGATTCCTCCACATTTATTAACAGATGCTGAGCGTTCAAAGCCAATGGAAATTAAAAACATGCTAATAGATGTTGGTGCTGATAATAAGGAAGATGCGATTGCTCTAGGTGTTCGTCCAGGACAATCTATTATTCCTATTTGTCCATTTACACCAATGGCTAATCCAAAAAAAATAATGGCAAAGGCATGGGATAATCGCTATGGATGCGGATTGGCAATAGAGTTAATGAAGGAAGTCCAACATGAAAAACTTGGTGTCCATTTATATTCTGGCGCAAACGTAATGGAAGAGGTTGGTTTACGTGGTGCTCAAGTATCTGCAAACATGATTAAACCTGATCTGTTCTTTGCTTTAGATGCTTCTCCAGCGAATGATATGTCAGGAGAAAAAAATCAATTTGGTCAATTAGGTAAAGGAACTTTATTACGTATTCTTGATCGTACAATGGTTACACATCGAGGAATGCGTGAATTCATCTTAGATACAGCTGAATCAAACCATATTCCTTATCAGTATTTTGTGTCACAAGGAGGCACAGATGCGGGTCGTGTGCACACAGCAAATGACGGAGTGCCAAGTGCAGTTATTGGTATTTGCTCACGCTATATTCACACTTCTGCTTCTATTATTCATATTGATGACTATGCCGCTGCAAAAGCTTTGATTGTAGAATTAGTGAAAAAAGCAAATCGTTCGACATTAGAGACGATACGCGCTAATGTATAA
- a CDS encoding ATP-grasp domain-containing protein: MATEQPFLPILLGSDMNAYGMARGFYEAYGIKPLVLGRSHLTATQDSHILDFQEIDRLNEQDVFAPALAQVAKKYADKKLLLLACGDDYAKLIIKNKPALQEHFTVPYIDESLMDEILLKENFYKMCDKYNFKYPGTTTVTADNYENFTPPFDYPIILKASNSVEYWACKFPGKKKVFVAHDEAEKTAILKAIYSSSYQDTMIIQEFIPGDDSYMRVLNAYVGKDGKVKLMCLGNPILEEHSPEGIGSYAAIVTTYDKELLDQVRNFLEDIGYTGFANFDMKYDIRDKQYKLFEINLRNGRSSYYVTASGHNLMKYVADDHMLDIEQDLTYVQDKHLWMIIPKGVLFKYASNEKLKLEAKKLIREGKYTNSLYFNEDMNAKRWVKLTLNNLNYYRKYKKYFNNKGLSE; this comes from the coding sequence ATGGCAACTGAGCAACCATTTTTACCGATACTATTAGGATCAGATATGAATGCATACGGTATGGCACGAGGATTTTATGAAGCATATGGCATAAAGCCACTTGTTTTAGGACGTTCACATTTAACAGCTACACAAGATAGTCATATTTTAGATTTCCAGGAGATCGATCGCTTAAACGAACAGGATGTATTTGCGCCTGCCCTTGCACAGGTGGCAAAAAAATATGCTGATAAAAAATTACTACTATTAGCCTGTGGAGATGATTACGCAAAGCTAATTATCAAAAATAAGCCAGCATTACAGGAGCATTTTACAGTTCCTTATATTGATGAATCACTGATGGATGAAATTTTGTTAAAAGAAAATTTCTATAAAATGTGTGATAAGTATAATTTTAAGTACCCTGGTACAACGACTGTGACGGCCGATAATTACGAAAATTTTACTCCTCCTTTCGATTACCCAATTATCCTAAAGGCTTCGAATTCGGTTGAATACTGGGCATGTAAATTCCCTGGTAAGAAAAAAGTTTTCGTTGCACATGATGAAGCTGAAAAAACAGCCATATTAAAAGCAATCTATAGCTCAAGCTATCAAGATACAATGATCATTCAAGAATTTATACCAGGCGATGATTCATATATGCGTGTATTAAATGCGTATGTTGGCAAAGACGGTAAAGTTAAGCTTATGTGTTTAGGGAATCCAATTTTAGAAGAGCATTCTCCTGAAGGCATTGGTAGTTACGCAGCTATTGTTACCACATATGATAAAGAATTGCTGGATCAGGTACGCAACTTCTTAGAGGATATTGGTTATACAGGCTTTGCAAACTTCGATATGAAATACGATATTCGTGATAAACAGTATAAGCTTTTTGAAATTAACTTACGCAATGGCCGCTCAAGTTATTATGTAACAGCAAGTGGTCATAATTTAATGAAGTATGTAGCTGACGACCATATGCTAGATATTGAGCAAGATCTAACATATGTACAGGATAAGCATTTATGGATGATTATTCCTAAAGGTGTATTATTCAAGTATGCATCCAATGAAAAGCTTAAACTAGAAGCAAAAAAATTAATCCGTGAAGGGAAATATACAAATTCTCTTTATTTTAATGAGGATATGAATGCCAAGCGTTGGGTCAAGCTAACATTAAATAATTTAAATTATTATCGAAAATATAAAAAATACTTTAATAATAAAGGATTATCCGAGTAA
- a CDS encoding YtnP family quorum-quenching lactonase, which yields MDQLQFHNMSLSWLNGGVTCLDGGAMFGVVPKPLWSRKYPVNEKNQIELPTEPILIQFEGKNYLVDTGVGFNKLNEKQLRNFGVTEESTLADSLEELGLTTADIDAILMTHLHFDHAGGLTQWEDDVLVPTFPNAKIFVTKIEWDEMREPNIRSKNTYWKENWEPVQHLVETYEGSLEVVPGIEMIHTGGHSDGHAIIKLTQNDEVLLHMADIMPTHAHQNPLWVLAYDDYPMTSVFAKERIMKEALANGYGFIFYHDAYYRMIKWDETGKEIVDKLERSRQAVITF from the coding sequence ATGGATCAGTTACAGTTTCACAATATGTCATTATCATGGCTAAATGGGGGTGTCACTTGCCTTGACGGTGGTGCTATGTTTGGAGTCGTGCCAAAACCACTTTGGTCACGTAAATATCCTGTAAACGAAAAGAATCAAATCGAGTTACCAACCGAGCCAATTTTAATTCAATTTGAAGGAAAAAATTACCTCGTTGATACAGGTGTTGGCTTTAACAAATTAAATGAAAAGCAGCTTCGTAATTTTGGCGTTACTGAAGAATCAACTTTAGCGGATAGCCTAGAGGAGCTAGGATTAACAACGGCAGATATTGATGCAATATTAATGACGCATTTGCATTTTGATCACGCTGGTGGTTTAACGCAATGGGAAGATGATGTGCTTGTACCAACTTTCCCGAATGCCAAAATCTTCGTGACGAAAATTGAATGGGATGAGATGCGTGAGCCAAATATTCGCTCAAAAAATACGTATTGGAAAGAAAACTGGGAGCCTGTACAGCATTTAGTTGAAACGTATGAAGGTTCACTGGAGGTAGTTCCTGGTATAGAAATGATTCATACTGGTGGTCATAGTGATGGACATGCCATCATTAAATTAACTCAAAACGATGAAGTGCTGTTGCATATGGCTGATATTATGCCAACACATGCTCATCAAAATCCATTATGGGTTTTAGCCTATGATGATTACCCGATGACAAGTGTTTTTGCAAAGGAACGTATTATGAAAGAAGCACTAGCAAATGGCTATGGATTTATTTTCTATCATGATGCATACTATCGTATGATTAAATGGGATGAAACAGGTAAGGAAATAGTGGATAAGCTTGAGCGCAGCAGACAAGCTGTCATTACATTCTAA
- the trmB gene encoding tRNA (guanosine(46)-N7)-methyltransferase TrmB has translation MRLRNKPWAEEMITSHPEVIVPNPEDFKGNWEAAFGNDNPIHIEVGTGKGQFVTGMALQNPDINYIGIELYDSVIVCALEKILEAKSPANLRLLKVNGADLYKYFAKNDVDRVYLNFSDPWPKTRHAKRRLTHGDFLKLYESILVDNGEIHFKTDNRGLFEYSLISMSEYGMLLKYVSLDLHANMPEDNVMTEYEQKFSAKGQPIYRLESQFITK, from the coding sequence AATGATTACGAGTCATCCAGAGGTGATTGTTCCAAATCCTGAAGACTTTAAAGGAAACTGGGAGGCTGCTTTCGGCAACGATAATCCAATCCATATTGAGGTAGGTACTGGGAAAGGACAATTTGTTACTGGCATGGCCCTACAAAATCCTGATATTAATTATATTGGTATCGAGCTTTATGACAGTGTCATTGTATGTGCATTGGAAAAAATTTTAGAGGCTAAATCTCCAGCGAATTTACGATTATTAAAAGTAAATGGCGCAGATTTATATAAATATTTTGCAAAAAACGATGTAGATCGTGTGTATTTGAATTTCTCAGATCCTTGGCCAAAAACACGCCATGCGAAGCGACGTTTAACGCACGGGGATTTTTTGAAATTATATGAGTCGATTTTAGTGGATAATGGGGAAATCCATTTTAAAACGGACAACCGCGGTTTGTTTGAGTATTCATTAATTAGTATGTCTGAATATGGTATGTTACTAAAGTATGTATCACTCGACCTACATGCAAATATGCCTGAGGATAATGTAATGACTGAGTATGAGCAGAAATTTTCTGCTAAAGGACAGCCAATTTATCGTCTAGAATCGCAATTCATTACTAAATAG